In Streptomyces sp. NBC_01408, one DNA window encodes the following:
- a CDS encoding (2Fe-2S)-binding protein produces the protein MVTAVITPSVLARVSGIGPYFAVATGARPVGGGFRRLAELYGDSDALAECLRVVAGRLGTDQPRVAASTLHLGTASRLWSIALACATLTGRVPDLGPDRLWWRLPASGPFDLWLPDPREVGQEPLPALHHTVAVQNLTPWAEAVRRVSGVSPHTLRGNAASALIGAHRVLLAREPLTPFPVIPLVRGLLDRPPLAGAGTCRTTPAGPLAFRRRSCCLYYRVPGAGTCGDCVLNPKEKTS, from the coding sequence ATGGTGACCGCGGTCATCACCCCCAGCGTCCTGGCGCGGGTCTCCGGCATCGGACCGTACTTCGCCGTGGCCACCGGGGCCCGCCCTGTGGGCGGCGGTTTCCGGCGGCTGGCGGAGCTGTACGGCGACTCGGACGCGCTGGCGGAGTGCCTACGGGTCGTCGCCGGGCGGCTGGGCACCGACCAGCCCCGGGTGGCCGCGTCCACCCTGCACCTGGGCACCGCCTCCCGGCTCTGGTCGATCGCCCTGGCCTGCGCAACGCTCACGGGCCGCGTACCCGATCTGGGGCCCGACCGCCTGTGGTGGCGCCTGCCCGCCTCCGGCCCCTTCGACCTGTGGTTGCCCGACCCGCGGGAGGTGGGCCAGGAGCCGCTCCCGGCCTTGCACCACACCGTCGCCGTCCAGAACCTCACCCCATGGGCCGAGGCCGTACGCCGCGTCTCCGGCGTCTCCCCGCACACCCTGCGCGGCAACGCCGCATCCGCGCTGATCGGAGCCCACCGCGTCCTGCTCGCCAGGGAGCCGCTCACCCCGTTCCCCGTAATCCCCCTCGTCCGCGGACTGCTGGACCGCCCGCCACTGGCGGGCGCCGGCACCTGCCGCACCACCCCCGCCGGACCGCTCGCCTTCCGTCGCCGCAGCTGCTGCCTGTACTACCGCGTGCCGGGCGCGGGCACCTGCGGCGACTGCGTCCTCAACCCCAAGGAGAAGACCTCATGA
- a CDS encoding ABC transporter ATP-binding protein — translation MTDTMTEPVKDTAGGPDHPGGLATQGLAVGYRTRSPRRRGAGRAVLSGLDLEARAGELTVLLGPNGAGKSTLLRTLCGLLPPLDGRIRIGGADLAHQPPASLARRLAVVLTDRVDPGLLSVRELAGLGRHPHTGFTGRLTAADHAAVDWSLKAVGAEHLADRPAAELSDGERQRVLTARALAQEPEVVLLDEPTAFLDVPSRVALTVLLRDLARDKGLTVVVSTHDLELALRVADAVWLVDRGSRVHAGAPEDLIRSGAVAAAFDADHLAFDPVSGSFGLRRTARAAVAVDAAPDVLPLLERALAREGLAVADPGDPDAPTRVSCDGGDRLTLTGPDGQVVHTRSFHELTRTVRTW, via the coding sequence GTGACCGACACCATGACCGAACCCGTCAAGGACACGGCCGGCGGACCGGACCACCCCGGCGGCCTGGCCACCCAGGGGCTCGCCGTCGGCTACCGCACCCGGTCACCGCGCCGACGGGGAGCCGGCCGGGCCGTGCTGTCGGGGCTCGACCTGGAGGCGCGGGCCGGCGAACTGACCGTACTGCTCGGGCCCAACGGCGCGGGCAAGTCCACGCTGCTGCGGACCCTGTGCGGGCTCCTGCCGCCGCTCGACGGCCGGATACGCATCGGCGGGGCCGACCTGGCGCACCAGCCGCCGGCCTCTCTCGCCCGACGGCTGGCCGTCGTCCTGACCGACCGGGTGGACCCCGGGCTGCTGTCCGTACGGGAATTGGCCGGGCTCGGCCGCCACCCGCACACCGGCTTCACCGGTCGCCTCACGGCCGCGGACCACGCCGCCGTCGACTGGTCGCTGAAGGCGGTGGGCGCGGAACATCTGGCGGACCGGCCGGCCGCCGAACTCTCCGACGGCGAACGCCAGCGCGTCCTGACCGCACGAGCCCTCGCCCAGGAGCCCGAGGTCGTCCTCCTCGACGAGCCGACCGCCTTCCTCGACGTGCCCTCACGCGTGGCCCTCACCGTGCTGCTGCGCGACCTCGCCCGGGACAAGGGCCTCACTGTCGTGGTCAGCACCCACGACCTGGAGCTGGCCCTGCGCGTGGCCGACGCCGTCTGGCTCGTCGACCGCGGCTCCCGCGTCCACGCGGGAGCGCCCGAGGACCTGATCCGCAGCGGCGCCGTCGCCGCCGCCTTCGACGCCGACCACCTCGCCTTCGACCCGGTCTCCGGCAGCTTCGGACTGCGCCGCACCGCGCGGGCCGCCGTAGCGGTGGACGCGGCACCCGATGTGCTCCCGCTCCTCGAACGGGCCCTGGCCCGGGAAGGACTGGCCGTCGCGGACCCGGGCGACCCGGACGCGCCCACACGGGTGAGCTGCGACGGAGGGGACCGGCTCACCCTCACCGGTCCGGACGGGCAGGTCGTCCACACCCGCAGCTTCCACGAGCTGACACGGACGGTACGGACATGGTGA
- a CDS encoding iron ABC transporter permease, with amino-acid sequence MATAPTAAPDAPRALRPGRRRLAVVFALAAGTAALFVLTIATGSHRVPVADVVRVLFGGTADDPRWTVIVEQVRLPRALTATAVGAALAVAGVQMQTLFRNALADPFSLGVSSGASMGVAAVVVGTGGVAGSFTGNLAGLGRLGVVLAASLGAAAVLALVLLLSRWVQSAVTLLVIGVMIGSAATAVVGVMLVYARPERAQQFVMWGLGSFSATTWPDLQVMLPVIGAGLLTALLTAKRLNALLLGEDYARTMGLNVRRSRDLALLGTSLLAGAATAFCGPVAFLGLAVPHLTRVALGTSDHRALIPASMLAGAFLALACALLSQPPGTDSVLPLNAITSLFGAPVVIAFLIRSRRGVQGVAS; translated from the coding sequence ATGGCAACCGCGCCGACCGCCGCCCCGGACGCCCCGCGGGCGCTGCGGCCGGGGCGGCGGCGCCTCGCCGTCGTCTTCGCCCTCGCAGCCGGTACCGCCGCGCTGTTCGTTCTCACCATCGCGACCGGCTCCCACCGGGTGCCGGTCGCGGACGTGGTCCGGGTCCTGTTCGGCGGCACCGCCGACGACCCGCGATGGACGGTGATCGTCGAGCAGGTCAGGCTGCCGCGCGCGCTGACCGCCACCGCCGTCGGCGCCGCCCTCGCGGTGGCCGGCGTACAGATGCAGACGCTGTTCCGCAACGCGCTGGCCGATCCGTTCTCCCTCGGGGTGAGTTCGGGCGCCAGCATGGGCGTCGCCGCCGTGGTCGTCGGCACCGGCGGGGTCGCCGGAAGCTTCACCGGAAACCTGGCCGGCCTGGGGCGCCTGGGCGTCGTCCTCGCCGCCTCGCTCGGCGCCGCCGCCGTACTGGCCCTTGTCCTGCTCCTCTCGCGGTGGGTGCAGTCGGCCGTCACCCTGCTCGTCATCGGAGTCATGATCGGCTCGGCGGCCACCGCGGTGGTCGGAGTGATGCTCGTCTACGCCCGGCCCGAGCGCGCCCAGCAGTTCGTCATGTGGGGCCTGGGCAGCTTCAGCGCCACGACCTGGCCCGACCTCCAGGTCATGCTGCCCGTCATCGGCGCGGGCCTGCTGACCGCGCTGCTGACCGCCAAACGCCTCAACGCCCTGCTGCTCGGAGAGGACTACGCCCGCACCATGGGCCTGAACGTACGCCGCAGCCGAGATCTGGCGCTGCTCGGCACCTCGCTGCTCGCGGGCGCGGCGACCGCGTTCTGCGGCCCGGTCGCCTTCCTGGGCCTGGCCGTCCCGCATCTGACGCGCGTGGCGCTGGGGACCTCGGACCACCGGGCGCTGATCCCGGCGTCGATGCTCGCGGGAGCGTTCCTCGCCCTGGCGTGCGCGCTGCTGAGCCAGCCGCCCGGCACGGACTCCGTACTGCCGCTCAACGCCATCACCTCGCTGTTCGGCGCGCCCGTCGTCATCGCGTTCCTGATCCGCAGCCGCCGCGGCGTACAAGGAGTGGCCTCGTGA
- a CDS encoding ABC transporter substrate-binding protein, which produces MSVRSVTPGRRQAAAAAFLAVALTLTACGSDSGPPADAKAQAAGEGCIKDFDPAKDYFPVKSTVKHAKNFTLRYEKSYQVLTVNEPFPKGKPESYVLVKCGAPKPELSGELASAQQVTVPVKSLYSASTTHLPLLTETGTLDVLTGVASTANISSAQVIERVKAGKVTEYATDRTLNAETVIGAKPDVLMTQGTDEPQYPKLRQAGIAVVANAEWLESSPLGRAEWVKAMAALTGAEQRAGEVFDTVEGDYRKVAEKGAQAVKAGKPVEVLPGTMHQGTWFMPAGDSYAAQLIKDAGGTYPWAGEAGTGNLQLNFEAVYAKGGEAPVWIADQKWKSTADAVKADSRYGQLKALTGGAVWTNTKALGPGGGNDYFERGVLRPDLVLADLFALVHPDQAKDHTFTFYTQVPKA; this is translated from the coding sequence GTGTCCGTACGATCCGTTACACCCGGCCGCCGTCAGGCCGCTGCGGCAGCCTTCCTCGCTGTCGCCCTCACGCTCACCGCGTGCGGCAGTGACTCCGGCCCACCGGCCGACGCCAAGGCCCAAGCCGCCGGCGAGGGCTGCATCAAGGACTTCGACCCGGCCAAGGACTACTTCCCGGTCAAGTCGACGGTGAAGCACGCCAAGAACTTCACGCTCCGGTACGAGAAGAGCTACCAGGTCCTCACCGTCAACGAGCCCTTCCCCAAGGGCAAGCCGGAGTCGTACGTGCTGGTCAAGTGCGGCGCGCCGAAGCCGGAACTGTCCGGTGAACTGGCGTCCGCGCAGCAGGTCACGGTTCCGGTCAAGAGCCTGTACTCCGCGTCCACCACCCACCTGCCGCTGCTGACCGAGACCGGCACCCTGGACGTCCTGACGGGTGTCGCGAGCACCGCGAACATCTCCTCCGCGCAGGTGATCGAACGGGTGAAGGCGGGCAAGGTCACCGAGTACGCCACGGACCGCACCCTCAATGCCGAGACCGTCATCGGCGCCAAGCCGGATGTCCTGATGACCCAGGGCACCGACGAACCGCAGTACCCGAAGCTGCGTCAGGCCGGCATCGCCGTGGTCGCCAACGCCGAGTGGCTGGAGTCCAGTCCGCTCGGCCGCGCCGAGTGGGTCAAGGCGATGGCCGCGCTCACGGGTGCGGAACAGCGTGCGGGCGAGGTGTTCGACACCGTCGAGGGCGACTACCGGAAGGTCGCCGAGAAGGGCGCGCAGGCGGTCAAGGCGGGCAAGCCCGTCGAGGTGCTGCCCGGCACGATGCACCAGGGCACCTGGTTCATGCCCGCCGGCGACAGCTACGCCGCCCAGCTGATCAAGGACGCGGGCGGCACCTACCCCTGGGCCGGTGAGGCGGGTACCGGCAACCTCCAGCTGAACTTCGAGGCCGTGTACGCCAAGGGCGGCGAGGCCCCGGTCTGGATCGCCGACCAGAAGTGGAAGTCCACCGCCGACGCGGTGAAGGCCGACAGCCGGTACGGGCAGTTGAAGGCCCTCACCGGCGGTGCGGTCTGGACGAACACGAAGGCGCTCGGCCCCGGCGGCGGCAACGACTACTTCGAGCGCGGCGTGCTGCGCCCCGACCTGGTCCTGGCCGACCTCTTCGCGCTCGTCCACCCGGACCAGGCGAAGGACCACACCTTCACCTTCTACACGCAGGTGCCCAAGGCGTGA
- a CDS encoding DUF6454 family protein: MSLPYGPSVVGVCDDSNEAVIAAVRQLTRGTAWSVINRVPLEFPAHHPQGVVRGSDRRLYLSSAEIIEPTRFYGSPVDGFDRTPGQGIGHLFVTDPDGGALGHVTVGEDAVYHPGGIDFDGESVWVPAAEYRPHSRSIVYRVDPDTLEVREAFRFDDHIGGVVRDRQSGLLHAVTWGSRSLLTFTPDGRLTHRVDNKSHFVDYQTCVSVGGGHMVCTGIAEYPVPGAGVFSLGGIAVVDVDSGRIEHEAPMTELSPAGRVVTYNAVHLETDGSVLRMFAVPDDGASAGDAHLLTLETTLA; the protein is encoded by the coding sequence ATGAGCCTTCCTTATGGTCCTTCTGTCGTTGGTGTCTGCGACGACTCGAATGAGGCTGTCATCGCGGCAGTCCGGCAGCTCACCCGGGGAACCGCCTGGAGCGTGATCAACCGGGTGCCGCTCGAGTTTCCTGCTCACCATCCTCAGGGAGTGGTCCGCGGCTCCGACCGCCGGCTGTACCTGTCGTCCGCGGAGATCATTGAGCCGACAAGGTTCTACGGCAGCCCCGTGGACGGTTTCGACCGAACCCCTGGCCAAGGCATTGGGCACTTGTTCGTCACCGATCCCGATGGTGGCGCGCTCGGTCATGTGACCGTAGGAGAGGATGCGGTCTACCACCCCGGGGGGATCGACTTCGACGGCGAATCCGTGTGGGTGCCGGCTGCGGAGTACCGGCCCCACTCGCGGTCCATCGTCTACCGGGTGGACCCGGACACCCTCGAAGTCCGTGAGGCGTTCCGCTTCGACGACCACATCGGCGGGGTCGTCCGTGACCGGCAGAGCGGCCTGCTGCATGCCGTGACCTGGGGCTCCAGGAGCCTCCTCACCTTCACGCCTGACGGCCGTCTCACCCACCGGGTCGACAACAAGAGCCACTTCGTCGACTACCAGACCTGCGTCAGCGTCGGCGGCGGTCACATGGTGTGCACCGGCATCGCCGAGTACCCGGTCCCTGGCGCCGGTGTTTTCAGCCTTGGTGGCATCGCGGTTGTCGATGTCGATTCCGGACGGATCGAGCACGAAGCACCGATGACCGAACTGTCGCCAGCTGGCCGGGTGGTCACGTACAACGCCGTTCACCTGGAGACCGACGGCAGCGTCCTGCGTATGTTCGCCGTACCGGACGACGGCGCATCAGCGGGCGACGCGCACCTGCTCACGCTGGAGACCACCCTGGCATGA
- a CDS encoding class I SAM-dependent methyltransferase, with translation MRDPLREQYYRHRAPVYDVTSYRGDDVVNAGLDQETADIGKLLAALPEGRALDVGCGTGVWTQFLRGPVIALDQSAEMLGLTRARVPHAQPVQGLFPPLPFVDGAFDRIVTANFYGLLRPAERTAFLAEARRTAGELVVIDLRSDGDLHEEKIELRTVAETTYPIFRRRFTPESLRAELVGELMYCGRYFLAVRV, from the coding sequence ATGCGTGATCCACTGCGGGAGCAGTACTACCGTCATCGTGCCCCGGTCTACGACGTGACCAGCTATCGCGGCGACGACGTGGTGAACGCGGGGCTGGACCAGGAGACGGCCGATATCGGGAAGCTGCTCGCTGCCCTGCCCGAGGGGCGGGCTCTGGACGTGGGCTGCGGGACGGGTGTGTGGACCCAGTTCCTGCGCGGCCCAGTGATCGCCTTGGACCAGAGCGCCGAAATGCTGGGACTGACCCGTGCTCGAGTGCCACATGCACAACCGGTGCAGGGGCTGTTCCCTCCGCTGCCGTTCGTCGACGGTGCATTCGACCGGATCGTCACCGCGAACTTCTACGGGTTGTTGCGACCTGCCGAGCGCACGGCGTTCCTCGCGGAGGCGCGCCGAACGGCAGGCGAGCTTGTTGTGATCGACCTGCGAAGTGACGGCGACCTTCACGAGGAGAAGATCGAATTGAGGACCGTGGCCGAGACCACGTATCCGATTTTCCGGCGCCGGTTCACGCCCGAGAGTCTGCGTGCGGAACTGGTCGGCGAGTTGATGTACTGCGGGCGGTACTTTCTGGCAGTCCGCGTCTGA
- a CDS encoding DUF6247 family protein codes for MSAQPIHFDGFEGEPRYLPPMPERTPQALRLAIQEHAPQLLPDFEAHWKRAIGDTFNVTPLPAFMRLWWTQYAIARDPELDAHMRDLEARAAKSEDPEESMALLEEYSRLRHEAADRKPGR; via the coding sequence ATGAGCGCCCAGCCCATCCATTTCGACGGGTTCGAGGGGGAACCCCGATACCTTCCACCAATGCCTGAGCGCACTCCGCAGGCACTCCGGCTCGCGATTCAGGAGCACGCCCCACAGCTTCTGCCCGACTTTGAGGCCCACTGGAAGCGCGCCATCGGGGACACCTTCAACGTCACCCCGCTACCGGCCTTCATGCGACTGTGGTGGACGCAGTACGCCATAGCCCGTGACCCCGAACTCGACGCCCACATGCGAGACCTCGAAGCCCGTGCGGCGAAGTCTGAGGACCCCGAGGAATCCATGGCGCTGCTGGAGGAGTACAGCCGCCTGCGCCACGAAGCGGCAGACAGGAAGCCCGGCCGGTGA
- a CDS encoding type II toxin-antitoxin system Phd/YefM family antitoxin has translation METKTYTTIDLRKGMGEILDRTRLAGEHAVITRKGKPLAYLVPAEWYEQMTSQQQMTEDEQQDAAA, from the coding sequence ATGGAGACGAAGACGTACACGACCATCGACCTTCGCAAGGGCATGGGCGAGATCCTCGACAGGACCCGCCTCGCTGGCGAGCACGCCGTCATCACTCGGAAGGGGAAGCCCTTGGCCTACCTGGTCCCCGCCGAGTGGTACGAGCAGATGACCAGCCAGCAGCAGATGACCGAAGATGAACAACAGGACGCCGCCGCCTGA